One Ignavibacteria bacterium DNA segment encodes these proteins:
- the hslU gene encoding ATP-dependent protease ATPase subunit HslU, producing the protein MPKKNENGFQIKSLTPSQIVQELNKYIIGQDAAKRAVAIALRNRWRRQQVQHGLREEILPNNIILIGPTGVGKTEIARRLAKLANAPFLKVEASKYTEVGYVGRDVESMIREITDISVNMVKSEKMELVQDKAINLAEEKILDMLIPPIKKSVKTENAENGEHPSETNESTREKFRLKLKSGELDEKMVEFDVTAESSAMMQVFGPFGPDDLGINVQELFSNVLPKKKKKRKMPIKEARKVVAHEESQKLIDMDAIIKEAIFKAENSGIIFIDEIDKIAGQSSKQGPDVSREGVQRDLLPIVEGSTVNTKYGAVKSDHILFIASGAFHVAKPSDLIPELQGRFPIRVELQSLTEEDFIKILTLPENALLKQYAALLHSDKVEIEFDESSINEIAKVATEVNEQVENIGARRLHTILTTLLEDILFGVPDQIKVKKIVIDKKLVEEKLTSIVKNRDLSKYIL; encoded by the coding sequence ATGCCTAAGAAAAACGAAAACGGATTTCAAATTAAAAGTTTAACGCCATCGCAAATTGTACAGGAATTGAATAAATATATAATTGGGCAAGATGCCGCAAAACGAGCGGTTGCAATTGCGTTGAGAAACAGATGGAGGCGTCAACAAGTTCAGCACGGACTGCGAGAAGAGATTCTACCAAACAATATTATCCTTATTGGTCCGACTGGAGTTGGAAAAACCGAAATCGCAAGAAGATTGGCAAAACTTGCAAACGCACCCTTTCTAAAAGTTGAAGCTTCAAAGTATACTGAAGTCGGTTATGTTGGCAGAGATGTTGAATCAATGATTCGTGAAATCACAGACATTTCTGTTAATATGGTTAAATCTGAAAAAATGGAATTAGTTCAAGACAAAGCAATAAACCTTGCGGAAGAAAAAATTCTCGATATGCTAATTCCGCCGATTAAAAAATCGGTTAAAACTGAAAATGCAGAAAATGGTGAACATCCATCAGAAACAAATGAAAGCACGCGAGAAAAATTCCGGTTAAAACTAAAAAGCGGTGAACTTGATGAAAAGATGGTTGAATTTGATGTTACTGCTGAATCCTCAGCGATGATGCAAGTGTTTGGTCCGTTCGGCCCTGATGATTTAGGAATAAACGTCCAAGAGCTCTTCAGCAATGTTCTTCCTAAGAAGAAGAAAAAAAGAAAAATGCCTATCAAAGAAGCAAGAAAAGTAGTAGCTCATGAAGAATCACAAAAATTGATCGACATGGATGCGATAATCAAAGAGGCAATTTTTAAAGCTGAAAACTCTGGAATAATTTTTATTGATGAAATTGATAAAATTGCAGGACAAAGCTCAAAGCAAGGTCCAGATGTTTCACGTGAGGGCGTTCAGAGAGATTTGCTTCCAATTGTTGAAGGTTCAACTGTCAATACAAAATACGGCGCGGTAAAATCGGATCATATCTTATTTATTGCATCAGGCGCTTTCCATGTTGCAAAACCATCTGATTTAATTCCCGAATTACAGGGAAGATTTCCAATCCGAGTAGAACTTCAAAGTCTTACAGAAGAAGATTTCATAAAAATTCTCACTCTCCCTGAAAACGCTTTGCTTAAACAATATGCAGCATTACTCCATAGCGACAAGGTAGAAATCGAGTTTGACGAATCGAGCATTAATGAAATTGCTAAAGTGGCAACCGAGGTGAACGAACAAGTAGAAAATATCGGCGCAAGAAGACTTCATACAATTTTAACAACTTTGCTAGAAGATATTCTCTTCGGAGTTCCAGATCAAATCAAAGTGAAGAAGATCGTAATTGATAAAAAATTGGTAGAGGAAAAATTAACTTCAATTGTAAAGAATCGGGATTTGAGTAAGTATATACTGTAA
- a CDS encoding nucleotidyltransferase domain-containing protein, producing MAEVPANIINVVKKFINELELNNFRIQKAVLFGSYANSSYNEWSDIDLALVSEDFEGNRFNDRQKIRKIKAKIDFSISPFPFRPEDFDLSDFFVQEIVRTGIEIN from the coding sequence ATGGCTGAAGTCCCAGCTAACATAATTAATGTCGTTAAAAAGTTTATTAATGAACTAGAATTGAATAACTTCAGAATTCAAAAAGCTGTACTTTTTGGATCATATGCTAACAGTTCATATAATGAATGGAGCGATATTGATTTAGCTTTAGTCTCAGAAGATTTTGAAGGCAATAGATTTAACGACAGACAAAAGATTCGGAAAATAAAAGCAAAGATCGACTTTTCGATTTCCCCCTTTCCTTTTCGTCCTGAGGATTTTGACTTGAGCGATTTTTTTGTTCAAGAAATCGTTCGAACGGGAATTGAGATAAATTAG
- a CDS encoding LOG family protein: MNKIITIFGSSFPKPGKDEYEFACNLGKKLGKSGFDICNGGFYGTMEASAKGAAEAGISTIGVTIDSFGLKANKFIQTEIKCKNLFERISKLIELGDGYIILKGGTGTLLEFSAVWELANKKMIKKKPLVAYKDYWNDLVKLIDQRMILEKRDKGIVFLSDNIEEIVSYLKFCLEK; encoded by the coding sequence ATAAACAAAATCATCACAATCTTCGGTTCATCCTTTCCAAAACCCGGAAAAGATGAATACGAATTCGCTTGCAACCTAGGTAAAAAGCTGGGGAAGAGCGGTTTCGATATTTGTAATGGCGGATTTTACGGTACGATGGAAGCTTCCGCGAAAGGTGCGGCTGAAGCCGGAATCAGTACTATCGGCGTGACGATCGATTCATTTGGATTAAAGGCAAATAAATTTATTCAGACTGAAATAAAGTGTAAAAATCTTTTTGAAAGAATCTCGAAACTTATCGAGCTTGGGGATGGATATATTATTCTGAAAGGAGGAACAGGTACATTACTTGAATTTTCCGCTGTATGGGAATTAGCAAATAAAAAAATGATTAAGAAAAAACCTCTGGTCGCTTACAAAGATTACTGGAATGATCTGGTTAAATTAATTGATCAAAGAATGATTTTAGAAAAGAGGGATAAGGGAATTGTCTTCTTAAGTGATAATATAGAAGAAATTGTTTCATACTTAAAATTCTGTTTAGAAAAATAA
- a CDS encoding NUDIX hydrolase, with the protein MTPKWLEWSQKLQSLAQCGLNYTDNEFEIERYNLIQEIASEMISYQSGADKSEINKFFASEMGHSTPKVDVRGIVFKGDEILLVKEKADGKWTVPGGWADVGSTPSENVEREIFEESGYRVKTKKVLAVYDRNKQGHTPFIYHLYKIFFLCEIIGGDAKRGIETDEVEFFAEDQLPELSTGRITEKQISRFFEHLRYPDLSTDFD; encoded by the coding sequence ATGACACCTAAATGGCTTGAATGGTCTCAAAAACTTCAATCGCTTGCACAATGCGGATTGAATTACACAGACAACGAATTCGAAATCGAACGATATAATCTGATTCAAGAAATTGCATCCGAAATGATCTCGTATCAATCAGGGGCGGACAAATCCGAAATCAATAAGTTCTTTGCAAGTGAAATGGGACATTCTACGCCCAAAGTCGATGTCCGCGGAATCGTCTTCAAAGGGGACGAAATTCTGTTAGTGAAAGAAAAAGCCGATGGGAAATGGACCGTACCCGGCGGGTGGGCAGATGTCGGCTCAACTCCAAGCGAAAATGTTGAACGAGAGATTTTCGAAGAATCAGGTTATCGAGTTAAAACAAAAAAAGTCCTGGCTGTTTACGATCGGAATAAACAAGGGCACACACCATTCATTTATCATCTCTACAAAATTTTCTTCCTCTGCGAAATCATCGGAGGTGATGCGAAAAGAGGAATTGAAACAGATGAAGTGGAATTCTTCGCAGAAGATCAATTGCCCGAACTTTCTACTGGTAGAATTACCGAAAAGCAAATCTCAAGATTCTTTGAACACTTGCGATACCCGGATTTGTCAACAGATTTTGATTGA
- a CDS encoding HEPN domain-containing protein, with the protein MTVDEQVKYWIKAAENDLPVLENLFQGKHYLWCMFVGHLILEKIIKAHFVKDNKQNPPRTHDLLRLIEKTNLSINEDQKLFLDEINDYQLEARYPDYKFSIQTSLNFEKTKQKLENIKAIFEWLKSQLT; encoded by the coding sequence ATGACAGTAGATGAACAAGTAAAATATTGGATCAAAGCTGCCGAAAATGATCTTCCCGTACTAGAAAATCTTTTTCAAGGGAAGCATTATCTTTGGTGTATGTTCGTCGGTCATTTAATTTTAGAAAAAATCATAAAAGCACATTTTGTCAAAGATAATAAACAAAATCCTCCAAGAACTCATGATCTATTAAGGCTTATTGAAAAGACTAATCTATCCATTAATGAGGACCAAAAATTATTCTTGGATGAAATTAATGATTATCAACTCGAAGCAAGGTATCCAGATTATAAATTTTCAATACAAACATCTCTGAACTTTGAAAAGACAAAACAAAAATTAGAGAATATTAAGGCAATATTTGAATGGCTGAAGTCCCAGCTAACATAA